In the Spirochaetia bacterium 38H-sp genome, TAAATCCTTTCTAAAAGAACCTTCTTCCTGCTTTTTTGTAAGATCTGCGCAGGTTGCCGTTATTATACGCGCGTTGCTTTTTCTTGGCCTGTCTTCTCCCAGAGGATAGTACTCACCTTCCTGGAGAAGTCTAAGCAGCTTTATCTGCGACTGAATACTCAGCTCTCCTATCTCGTCCAGAAAAAGTGTGCCACCCTGAGCGCGTTCTATAAGTCCTGCTCTGTCTGTCTCTGCACCAGTATATGCGCCCCGCTTATGACCGAATAGAGTATCGGAAAAAAGCGTATCGTCAAGACCGGCAACATTTACAGTTACAAGTTCGCCCTCTAGTTTGCTTGCTTTATGTATTGCTTGTGCAAGAAGTTCTTTTCCCGTACCGCTCTCGCCTGTTATTAGTACGGGTCTGGGACTCGGAGCAATCGCCTTGGCATAAGAAAATATGGAAAGCATTTTCTTATCGCGGGTTATTATATGAGAGAACTCGCTTTCTACCTCAAAACCTTTTTGTGCGTGGGAGGAAAGGCTCTCTACTTCTTTGTTTAGCTGGCGCATCTCCAGCGCATTTTTTAGCGAGGTAAAAAACCTGGTAGGATTTATGGGCTTGTTTATATAGTCAAGAGCTCCCAGTTTCATAGCCTTGACTACGTTTTGCGCGCCTTCTTCTGCTGTTGCAATTATTACAGGAATTTCCGGATGGCTTTCTTTTATTTCTTTTAATAATGTAAAGCCGTCTTTCTTGGGCATCACAAGGTCTAAGACAACTACTTGTATATTGTTTTCTTTGAGAATATTTTCTACTTCTTCTGGTCTGCTGCACAATATGTAGTTGGTATAGCCTTCATGTTCCAGCATAAGCTGGTATCTTGTGAGAATAGTCTCGTCATCATCTACAAGCAGTATGTATTCTTTTTCCATAGTATTTTTATCGTCTTATTATGCATTTTGCATAATAAATAATAGGCTAATATTGTCTTGTTTTCAAGAGATTGTATATATATTTAAAGAAAATATGCGGGAATGGTAGAGCCTTTTGTCATATGTTTTTTTCTGTTAAAATATTGCGACAGGTAAATAAATAATTCTTTGGCATAGCCGTATATGTTTTTGATTTGCTCCATGTCGCAAGCTATATGAAGGCAATCATTTTATTTTTTCTGATATATTGAATAAGTTTTACAGCTTGTTTATTCTTGTTACATACTTTGACGGGGGTTTGTATGAAGGTAAAGGCTCAGGCTGTTTCTGCGCGTAATGCTTCCAGGTTTTTGAGTGCGCTTTCTACTGATAAGAAGAATTCTGCTCTTAAAGCCATACGTGATGCTCTTATGGCAAGGAGCGATGAGATTGTCAGGGCTAATGAGATGGATTTACAGATTGCTGAGGAGACTAATCTTGCCGCACCTCTTAAAAAGCGTCTTTCTTTTCCCTTTTCTAAGATTGAGGATGTTTGTAAGGGGATAGACAGCCTTATTTCTCTTGATGACCCTGTAGGCAAAACGCTTTCTGCTACGGA is a window encoding:
- a CDS encoding sigma-54 dependent transcriptional regulator, producing the protein MEKEYILLVDDDETILTRYQLMLEHEGYTNYILCSRPEEVENILKENNIQVVVLDLVMPKKDGFTLLKEIKESHPEIPVIIATAEEGAQNVVKAMKLGALDYINKPINPTRFFTSLKNALEMRQLNKEVESLSSHAQKGFEVESEFSHIITRDKKMLSIFSYAKAIAPSPRPVLITGESGTGKELLAQAIHKASKLEGELVTVNVAGLDDTLFSDTLFGHKRGAYTGAETDRAGLIERAQGGTLFLDEIGELSIQSQIKLLRLLQEGEYYPLGEDRPRKSNARIITATCADLTKKQEEGSFRKDLYYRLMTHHIHLPPLRERQTDIPLLVDAFVKQAAKELKKEEPLVPPRLFDILTVYEFPGNVRELQAMIFDAVSRTTEQMLSLESFAVYEKSTSVPTMRKLRLPAELDYDSIVSCFGHFPTIEEMENILIKEALKRTGNNQSAAAQILGVSQSTLSRRLKKTS